DNA sequence from the Thermococcus gammatolerans EJ3 genome:
GAGGAGATGATCCGAGGCAAAGAGAACACCACTTACGTGAACCTTGTACTCATGAAAGACAGGGAGATCTCAATGGGAGTAATAATAGAACGTGTTGGAGATCATGGACTTGTGCGGGGCTTCCTCGGTTACTGGGGACTGCTCCACATGCCATCCACCATGAGCAGCCCGTGGAGGGGAGTAATAATAGAATTCACTACGAAAAGCAATGGGACGATTAACGTGATCGCACACTACCCGGGCAACGTTACACTCTCAACAATAGCCGAAGTTAAAGCACTAAGCAACAAGACTTGGGAATTAAAAGAAGTTCCCTTAGAAGACGTTATTCAGGCGTTGAAGTCCAAAAAGCTCGTGGGCAGTGTTAAGGGCTCGCTCCGATTTGAGTTCTCAATCACGAGGGAGGGAGAGAGAATTGAAGCGTGGGCAGCCTGGGTGAACCCGGAAAAGGGCGTTTTAGCGTTCTGTAGAATATCGCCCCCCGGAAAAATCACGCGCAACGAGTTCAACGAATTTGACGGGTACCTGTGCACTCGGTATGGAAGTGACATTTTGGAAAAACTACCATAATGTCAAGTTTGACGTGTGGTGAAAGCACTTCCTCGTAAGCCAGGAATTAAGGAGGCGTAAAAAAATGAAAAAAACGGCCGCACTACTCCTGCTCTTTTCCCTTTTCGCGTACAATGCTTACACTTATCATCAGCTCTCTTCGGCGGAAGGAGCGTATAAACCGGTGGAATCACAGGGATAAGAAACCTCCCTGCCAAAGAACTTAAGAACTTGGAAAAGGGAAGGCAAAACTAATACTCCGTCAAAAGCCTCCCAAGCTCAGGAATTCTTTCCATGACATCCATCTCCCTGAGTGCGAGCCACAGGGAAGCCTGGTTGCTCGTCACGACGGGAACGCCAAGGTCGTCCTCGAGCGCCTCGATTATCTCAAAGGTCCTCCAGTTAGTGCAGCTTATGAAAATCCCCTCAACCTCGTCCATAAAGGCAGACTTAGCGAGGCGATAGGCCTCGTACGGCTCAAGCCGTCCGATCTGAAGGTTGTCCGTGAGGCCAAGGCCGATTATGTCAAGGACGTTGAACTCGTTCGCTTCCAGGAACTCCTTCTCCCGCTGGTTTATCTCGTCGGTGTACGGGGTAACAACGAGGATATCCCTAACGTCGAGGATCTTCAGGGCCTCAACGACGGCTGTGCTGGTGCTTATCACAGGGACGTTCACCTCGTCCTCTATTCTCGCCTCGAGCTCCTTTTCGAAGTCCTTTCCACCGATGAATGAGCCACTCGTGCACCCGTAGAGTATCAGCTCAACCCCCGCATCGCGGAGGAGCTTGGCGCTCTCAACGGCCATGCTACTCATCTTAAGGAGCTCCTCTTCAGTGACGTCCCTCAGGGGCATCCTTGAGACATGGAGTGAGACCCCGTAGGGCAGGTAGCTGTGAAGCTCCATTTCCATCGTGGTGTTAGATGACGGCACTATGAGACCGAACCTTCCTCTCCATCCGTACATGCTTTCACCCTTTGAAGTTCCTCGGGACTTCTATTAAACCTTTGGTTCATCTAAACTTTTTTATCCCCTTCAACCAAGCAAGGACGATAGCCATGATAGAGTTCGTGATCCTGCTGGGCGTCATAGGCGGCTGGTTTATAGCCACAACGACCCTAATAGCCATGTTAATCTTCGGGAAAATGTGGGGGTTGGTGGGCGTCCCCCTGCTCGTGCTGGGCGTTGAGCTCAACAAATTCCTGAAAAGGAGATACATGGACGTTGTGGTCTCCAGCTCTCCCCGCGCGAGGGAGATAGCCAAGCACATCTTCGAGATGAACGAGCTGATAATACTCTCCTCCTACGCCGCCGCCCTTTTCCTGTACATTGTCGTCCAGAAATACGTGGAAGTCATCATTAAGGTTCCACCGGGGTGATTTCATGAACGTCGTCATAGTCCGCTACGGCGAGATTGGAACGAAGTCGAGGCAGACGAGGAGGTGGTTCGAGAACATACTCATGAACAACATACGGGAAGCTTTGGTGAGCGAAGGAATCGAGTTTAAAAAGGTCGAGGCCAAGCACGGGAGGATTCTCGTGAGGACGAACAGAGCCAAAGAGGCCGTTGACGTCCTGACGAGGGTTTTTGGCATAGTCTCGCTCTCACCCGCGATGGAGGTCGAGGCGAACCTTGAGAAAATCAACAAAACCGCGCTAAAGCTCTTCCGGAGGAAGAAGAGGGAGCTCGGCCTTGAGAGGCCACGCTTTAGAGTCACGGCGAGGAGAATCACCAAGGAGTTTCCCCTGAAGAGTCCAGAAATTCAGGCAAAGGTGGGGGAATACATCCTCGAGAACGAGGAGAGCGAGGTTGACCTTCACAACTACGATATCGAGGTAGGCGTCGAGCTGATGGAGGGCAAAGTGTACGTCTTCGTTGACAAGGTTAAAGCCTGGGGAGGACTGCCGATAGGCACGCAGGGCAAGGTTGTTGCGCTCCTCAGCGGGGGCATAGACTCACCCGTCGCTGCATTCCTAATGATGAAGCGCGGTGTCGAAGTGATTCCAGTTCACATCTACATGGGCGAGAAGACCCTTGAGAAGGTCAGGAAAATCTGGAACCAGCTGAAGAAGTACCACTACGGCGGAAAGGCCGAGCTAATCGTTGTCAAGCCGAAGGAGCGCAAGAGAATCATTGAGAAGCTGAAGGAACTCGGGAAGGAGAAGTACACCTGCGTGTTCTGCAAGTTCATGATGGTGAGGCACGCGGATAAGATAGCCAAGGACTTCGGCGCGAAGGGCATCGTGATGGGCGACTCCCTCGGGCAGGTGGCTTCGCAGACGCTCGAAAACATGTACATCGTCAGCCAGGCGAGCGATTTACCGATTTACAGGCCGTTGATAGGCATGGACAAGGAGGAGATAGTTAGCATAGCGAAGAGAATCGGAACCTTCGAGCTGTCCACCCTGCCTGAGGACGAGATACCCTTCATCCCGAGGCACCCGATAATAAGGGGCTCGTGGGAGGAGTTCAGGAAGCTCTACAGGGCGGTCTTCGGAGAGGAGCCGAGGAAGAGGGAGTGCTGATGAAGAAGAAAAGCATTGAGAGAGACCCTATATGGAAAGCCGTGGGAGCGCTAACGATATCCGACGAGAACGCCAGCGAGAGGGAAGATTGGTTGCTCACAGAGGAATGGGCGGGCTTCAACTCCACCAAATCGAACGTCTTCGGCATTTTAAAGGGCTGGAAAACCGACCCGCAGAAGCTCAAAGACAAACTTCGGGGGGAGTGGGAATGAGTCCCACACGCTTCGCCTCCTACGTAGCCCTCTCCCTCCCCATCATCTTCATCGTGGGCCTAACAGTGGTTATCCACGCAAACCCCTGGTTCTCGCTCCAGAACAACGCGCTGAGCGACATGGGGTCGCTCAAGAACCCCAACCGCTGGCTCTTCAACGGCCTCCTGATGCTCTTCGCCGTGATTGCAATGGTTCCGTCAGTGGTAGCATTCAAACACGGACTCTCCTACCTGATGCCCCTCGCGCTCCTTTTCCTATTCCTTGTTGGGGTTTTCCCCGAGGAGCTCCCCTATCACGCTCCCTCGGCAGTGTTATTCTACGTTCTGGCACTGGCAGACATAGCGCTCGTCGGGATAAAGCTCGGCCGTCAGAATTCGGTCAACTACCTCTGGAGCGTTCTCTCGGTTGTCGTGTTCATCACGATGCTCTACCTGATTAGGGCGAGGGTGTTCAAGGGGCTGGCGATTCCGGAGCTGATAGGAGCGTCCTTCATCCTCGCGTGGTTCGTTTACATTGGCATCTTGCTGAGGTTTGAAACCCTGAGTTGAGGAAAGCCTCATAAAAGCCCACCCGAAGTTTCGGCCATGAAGGCGGTTGCACTGCTGAGCTCGGGCATTGACTCACCCGTCGCGGTTTACCTGATGCTCCGGAGGGGGGTAGAGGTAGTTCCGGTTCACTTCAGGCAGGATCCCATCAAAGAAGAAAAGGTCCGCGAGCTCTGGGAGGTTCTGAGTAAATACGGCAAGCTCGACGAGCTAATAGTTGTAGATTTTGCGGAGGAGCATGTTCCGGTGTTTGAGAGGCTGAAGGAGCTCAAGAAGGAGCGCTGGACGTGCATATTCTGCAAGTGGCTGATGCTTAGAAGGGCCTGCAGAATTGGGCACGAGGTCGGGGCGAGCGCGATAATAACCGGCGACTCCCTCGGCCAAGTGGCAAGTCAAACCCTCGACAACCTCATGATAGTGAGCTCGGCCAGCGACCTACCTGTATTGAGGCCCCTAATCGGAATGGACAAGGAGGAAATTGTTAAGATAGCCAAGGAGATAGGGACGTTCGAAATAAGCGCCCGTGAGGAACCGCCTTGTCCCTTCACGCCGAGGTACCCCATAGTGAGGGGCTCACCGGGAGGGTTTAGAAAGGTACTGGAAGAACTCCGAAGATGTGGGAATAGTTTATAAACCAAATGCCTCCATTGAGTGCAACGGTCCAATTTGGACCTAGATGGTGATGTTAATGCAGGACTCTTTGATTGTGATCGCGGGTGCCCTAATTGTGATGGGCATCGACGTGCTGGCGGCACTGCTGATATTCTCAATTTACCGCAAAAACAGGAGAACTTCCGCACTTCTCTTCTCCATGGCATGGCTCTGCGATTTTCTGGCTATAGCGACGTCGTCCTCCCTGACCTTAAAGCCCCTCGGCCTGTTGCTGCTACCGCTCTTCTCATCCTTCATGTTCGCGGCTTCTTTCCACCTCGTCGAAGAAGAGGGAGTCAAAATTGACAAGGGAACACTTAAAGTACTCTCAACGGCCCCTGTTGCCTACATGATTTATCTTCTCATGGTGTACTGGTACACGCAGGATCCAGAGTGGACGGCGACGGCTGCGGCTTCACTCGGCATCACAGGGGTTTTCGTGACAGCGTCCGGACTCATAGTGAAAAACGTTGTTAGCATATACCAAAGCGCCGCAAAATACCTCTACATCGGGATAACCCTGTTCGGCCTCCACCTCATTCCCGCCGCCCTCTTCGGCCAGGAGAGATGGTATATACCGATAGGGTTCATGCTCTCCGCGAGCCTGATAGTGCTGATGACAACGGCGATGGTCAAAATAATGCGCTCGGAGAGCTTCAGGAGGATACCCCTCCAAGAGCTTCCCCAGGAACCTGAGACGGAACTTGAGAGCCCAGTGGCCATACTTCATCCAGAGGAGCTGCAGAAGATAAAAGAGGAGTTCAAGGATTTTCCCGTTTTGGCGTTCCTCAGAAACACCCGCGATGTTCCTGAAGCATGGAGGGTTTATTTCATGACCACAGCCCCCCTCAGCGGGGAGAGGGAGAAAACGATAGGACCAACGGAACTTCCTAGGATTGGGGAGATAATCTACCGCTACCTTCAGGAGATGAAGTCAAAGAACCTCAGGGGTGTTGTGCTGTTCGATTGTATCGAATACCTGCTTGTGTACAACAGTCAGGAAAGCCTGCTTAAGTTTCTGGCAAAGGTCAGGGACTTCGTGGTGATGAGCAACGGTTTCCTGATACTGGCGGTTGATCCCCGGGGGGTTGAGCCCCACTTTATTGCCCAGCTCAGGAGGATCCTCCTCTGAGCTCAACTTTTTATACCCCTCTTCTCTACTCCCTCTGCCCCCGCGCGAGGACCCCGGGGAGAATGAACCGGGGGGCGATGCGGGGGCAACAGCCCGGTCTCAGCGAGGTCCCCGCGGGAGGGCCTTCCGCGTCCCGGAGCGCTATGACCGCGGGAAACCCAGACCGGGCACAATTCTCGGCCCGCCTGGGTTAGCCCGTCCGATTCTGCCGTTCGGCTGGGATGAGGACGGGAGTTACGGGCGGGCCACAACAAAAACATTAAATTCTCCCACCCAATCTGATCCGGGGATAGAGCATGAAAAACAGAAAAATCCCGATGATGCTCGCAATCGTTCTCCTCTTCACCATAACCCCTGCGGTAACCGCACAGCCCCACTGGAGCTGGAGATACGACGACGAGTGCATGGTCTTTGCCATGGACTTCAACAGCAGGGGCCACCTCGCACTCGCCTTTGGCTATTACGCGGTTCTGCTCACACCGGAGGGGAAAAGGGTTTTCAAGTCTCCCACGCGGGATCTGGCCTACTCAATTGCGGTGAGCGACAACAACTACGTCTTAGCCGGCACAAGGGGGAACTTTGTCCAGCTCTTTAACCCAACGGGAAAGCTCGTCTTCGAGTACAAAACCGGCGATCAGGTGTGGGCCGTTGACATATCAAAAGACGGGACGAGATTCGTTGCAGGCAGTAACGATGGATGGGTTTACTACTTCTCCGGAAAAGAACTCCTGTGGAAGGCCAACACCGGTGCCCCCATCTGGGGAGCCCTCATGACGCCAAGGGGGATAATCACCGGCAACGACGCTGGCTCTCTGATCCTCTATTCCTACAATGGCAGTGTGGTTTGGAAGAAGAACCTGAACGGAAGGATCTGGCGCGTTAGAGTTTCCGGAAACTACGTGGCGGTTCTCTCCCTGCACACGGGGGAGGCCGTAACCTCGGACGTGTACCTCTTAACCCTCGATGGGAACACCGTGTGGAGAAGACATTTTGAAGAGTACGTGAGGGACGTGGACGTTGATAATGGAACGGTGGCAATTACAGGAGACATCGGTGAAATCCTAGCGGTGGGGTTGAACAACGAAACCCTGTGGGAGTTCCCCAACTTCAACCCCGCGTGGCACATCGCTTTTAGAAAGGGCTACACCCTCGCAGGAGGTGGAGGACAGGTTGCTTTCTTCATCGACCCCTCCGGAAACCCGGTCTGGATCTTCGAGGACAACCTGAGCATAACGGCCGTCGCCATGAGCCCGAACGGGAGGTACCTGGCCGTTGCCGACAGGACTTTTGAGCAGATAAACTGCAGGGGACACGTCTACTTCCTCGACAGGTTCCCTGGGGGAGAGCTCGTTTCAACAACCTCAACGTCGGGCGTTCCCGGAAGCGGGCCCTCTGAAGGAGAGCTAACTTCTACATCCCCAACCGGGAAAACTCCACCGATGGATTCAGACGCAATCCACACCCACACAACGGCTCAGACGGCCGGGGAAAACGGCGAGAATGGATTCCCCCGGGAGAAAATATCCTTTATCGCGGTTACCGGCATCGTCCTGCTCCTCCTGGTCCTTCTCGTTAGGGAGATGAGAGAATGAAGTACGCCATAGTAGCCGAGAACCTGAGGAAGAGGTACGGCAACACCGTAGCGGTCGATGGAATAAGCTTTAAAGTCAAGAGAGGGGAGATATTCGCCCTCCTCGGACCGAATGGGGCGGGAAAAACCACTACTGTGAGGATGCTCACGACCCTGACGAGGATAGACGAGGGGAACGCCTACGTAAACGGATTCAGCGTGAAAAGCGAGAGGAGAAAAGTCAAGGAGAGCATAGGGGTCGTCCTCGACGTCTCAAACCTCTACGAGGAGCTAACAGTAGAGGAAAACCTTACCTTCGTTGCGGAGCTCTACGGGGCTCCAAGGGAAAACGTGAAGAAAATCATACAGGAGTTCAACCTGCCGGAAAAAAAGAAGTTCGGAAAGCTGAGCTCGGGTTTCAAGAGAAGGGTCGCGATAGCGGCGGCGCTTGTTCACGATCCCCCGATAGTCTTCATGGATGAACCTACGGTGGCCCTCGACGTTCGATCCGCAAGGGCCCTTCGGGAGCTGATCTCGAGCTTAAACCTCAGGGGCAGGACGATATTTCTGACGACCCACAACATGGAGGAGGCAGAGAAACTTCCCCACAGGATAGCGATCATAAACAGGGGCAGGATAGTGGCCATCGGAACGAGAAACGAGCTTAGGAAACTCATTGGGGCGAGGGTGAAGATAAGGATAAAGATCGAACCCCTTCACTCGAAACTCCTAACGGATCTTCAGGAATTCAGGCCACGTTTTGACGGTGAGTACCTGACCTTTGAAAGTGAAGATGTAGATGAGTTCATGGAGAAACTCCTCAAGCTCAAAGGAGAGCTCGGCTTTAAGTTACTCCACGTGTCCACCGAGCTACCGACCATTGAAGAGATCTTCCTGGAACTGACGGAGGAAGTCGAGAACGGTGGGACGAAGTCCTGCGGGGGGTGTCCGGTTTGCGGATGATAGCAATAGTCAGGAAAGAGCTCAAGGAGTACCTTTTAAAACCGGGATCGATCAGCTGGGGGTTTGTGTTTCCCGTAGTCTTTACGTTTTCGTTCATAGTTAGACTGGGAAGCGTGGATCAGGTCGCCCCGGGAATGGTGGCAATAGCCTCACTCTTTGGAACGACCTCCTTCGTTTCTTCCTCCATAATCTTCGAGAGGAGACTCAGGACTATTGAAAGGCTCCTGCTGGCCCCCCTAAGCTACGGAGAGATAGTTTTGGGAAAGATACTCGTCGGGACAATATTCGGGAGCATTGTGAGCCTAACAACGCTTGCACTCCTGCTGTGGTTCATGGTGTACCCCGTGTGGAACTGGCCGCTTACGCTCCTCGCGATACTGCTCTCCGGCTTTGCCTTCTCCGCTCTCGGCGTATACATCTCGCTGAAGGTTAGGAACCCGATAAACGTCATGACATGGCTCAACGTGCTGAGGCTCCCTATGATCTTCACGAGCAGTGCGCTGGTATCGTTCGGCCTCTTCCCCAACTGGTTCCTCGCCGTCGGGCTTTTGACACCGATGACCTACGCGGTGGAATCCATAAGGTACGGTATGCTCTACTATACGGACGCAATCCCACCGGTCACCGCGTTCCTGGCGACCATCGCGCTAGGGCTGCTCTTCACTCTCCTTGCGACGAGAGCGTTGAAAAACCTGTATTGACAAAACCCCAAAGGGAAGAGAAGAAAACAGGTGAAAAGCTGAATTCACTCAAGAACTTCGAGGATTTTGGCCTTGATGACACCCTTTCCGCCGGTCGGTTCGACGAGCGTTGCACCGCAGACGAGGCAGCGGACCTTAGTAGCAGGGTGGCTGAAGACTATCTGCTCGTTGCCGCAGTCAATGCACTTGACGCGGAGGAACCTGCTCCTCGGCATCGGGATGAGGTTCTTCGGGAGCGCCATGTTCACACCTCCACCAGCTCGAACTTCTTAACGCGGAAGCCCTTTCCTCTGGTGTGGGCCTTGCCGCAGACGGTGCACCGGAAGCGGAGGTCGAGCTTCTTGACCGGCTTCTCCCTGCCAGCGGGGTTTGGCCTCGGGAAACCGTGGTAACCCTTCATGATCCTCCTGAAGCGCCTCTGACCCTGGCTGAGCTCGCTCCTTGGCCTCTTCTTAACTTTCTCCACCTTGTGTATGGTGTGCTTCTTACAGTATGGGCAGTAGGTCCTTATCTTCTTGGGATACTTCATCTCACCCACCTCCACAGGGGCCCGGTAGGTTCCTCTACGGATACCCCCGAGCCATGAGGCGTGATAGTGCCTTCGCCTTCGGTTGGGGGGAAGCTTTAAAAAGTTTTGCCGGGGAAAAGTTTAAGAACAAAAAGTAACTAAAAACTCCGGAGGTGGTTGAAGTGGTCGGGATCGAGGAAACCCTTAGGGAAATTGAGGAGGTTGAAAAGAGGGCAGAGAAAGATTACCGTTCAATTCTCAAAAAGCTCAAAGATCCGCAGTACGCCGACTTCAGGGTCCTCCTTCTCAGGATGGCCATAGACACTGCCCTCCACAGGCATCTCATAGAGGCCCTGCGGAAGGCATACAGGGAGGCTGTTGAGCTCGTCGATGAGTTCGGCTATACAGACAACATCGAACTGCCAGAGGACGCCCCAAGAAGGCAGATGAACGAGGAGATAGTCATAATACCCGGCCTGCCAAGCATGGTACTCCCCGGTGGCGAGTTCATGGGTGGAAAAATACCCCCTGAGGAGGCACTCAGAGAACTTCTCAACCTCAAGCTTGAGAACGTCGTTATACCCTTTGAAAAGAAGAAGGAAATAGCCAAGGTCGTGGACGAGATCCTGAGGCTCGAAGGAAAGATGAGGGACGGCTATTCCCACCTCGAGAGTAAGGCAATACACCCCCTGATAAAAGCAATCGCCGTGGAGAGCAAAAACAACGAGGAGCAGCACATAAGCGTTCTCCAGAAAATCAAGGAAAGGATGGAATAGTGATTATCCCTTCATCTTTTTGTCCCAGTTCTCGAGCATCTTGTCCAAGGCTAGAAGGCTGTTCAGTCTAAGGCGAATCCTCTTGTTCTCCCAATCCACCGAGCCCTTGAACTCGTTGAGGAGCTCAAAGACCTTCTCTGCTTCTTCCCTCGGCAGGTACCTGCCGTAGAACTCCTCCCCGCAGTGGGGGCACTTGAAGGCGAACTCCTCGATGGCCTTCAGGAACTTCTCCCTGTCCCTCAGCGTTTCTTCGGCGTTCTCAAGGCTCAGCATCTGCTCAACCAGCTCCCCCCAGTCGAGGGGCTTTCCGCACAGCGGGCACTTCGCCATCTCAATCACCCGTTCTCCCTGAGGAAGTTCTCAATCTCCTTTAGGATTAGTTTTATGGCCTTATCAAGGTTGGCCTTTCCGTTCGCCCCGGCGGCTCCCGCATGTCCTCCACCAGAACCTTCAATGACGGGCCCGACCTTCTCCATGATTTTTCCGAGGTGGAGGCCCTTCTTCACGAGGCTCTCCTTGGCCCTCGCGGAAATTCTAACGCCCTTCTTCTCGCTCCCGACTATCGCGATGTCGGCCCCGAGCTGGAGGAAGACCTTGCAGGCGTAGGACTCGTAAGCGGAAACCTTCGAAATCGCTATAATGTACCTCCTGAACTTCCTGATTTCGAGCCTCTGGCAGGCCTTCAGGACGGCCATCCTTTTGGCGTTGTCGGTGTTTTCGTCGCTAACTGGGGCAACGAGGGAGAATATCTCCCCCATCTGGAGCGGAAACCTCTCCAGTATCTCGCTCACCGCTTTGAAGGTCTTCGCGTTGGCGAAGCGGAAGTTGGCTGTATCGGTAACGATTCCCGCCAAAAGGGCCCTCGCGCTTTCCTCGTCGGCAAAGCTAAAGTATTTGAACAGCTCCCACACGATTTCAGCCGTTGAGGTTCTGGAGGAGTCAACGACAGATATCTCGGCCTTAATCGGCTTCTCCTTCTCGACGTGGTGGTCAATCACTATAACCGTCTTTCCCCTAGGGATTTCAATCGGTTCGAGCTGTTCGAGGGAGGAGGTGTCGAAGATCACGACAACGTCTTCCTCAACGGTCGGGTTTTTCTCAACTGGAACGGGCGAGAGCGTCAAAAGCCTTTTCGCGTAGGAGGAAACGCTCTGGGCAACGCCTATCCTGACACTCTCAACGCCGATAAACCTGAGGTAGCGGGCGAAGGCTA
Encoded proteins:
- a CDS encoding maleate cis-trans isomerase family protein, translating into MYGWRGRFGLIVPSSNTTMEMELHSYLPYGVSLHVSRMPLRDVTEEELLKMSSMAVESAKLLRDAGVELILYGCTSGSFIGGKDFEKELEARIEDEVNVPVISTSTAVVEALKILDVRDILVVTPYTDEINQREKEFLEANEFNVLDIIGLGLTDNLQIGRLEPYEAYRLAKSAFMDEVEGIFISCTNWRTFEIIEALEDDLGVPVVTSNQASLWLALREMDVMERIPELGRLLTEY
- the thiI gene encoding tRNA uracil 4-sulfurtransferase ThiI produces the protein MNVVIVRYGEIGTKSRQTRRWFENILMNNIREALVSEGIEFKKVEAKHGRILVRTNRAKEAVDVLTRVFGIVSLSPAMEVEANLEKINKTALKLFRRKKRELGLERPRFRVTARRITKEFPLKSPEIQAKVGEYILENEESEVDLHNYDIEVGVELMEGKVYVFVDKVKAWGGLPIGTQGKVVALLSGGIDSPVAAFLMMKRGVEVIPVHIYMGEKTLEKVRKIWNQLKKYHYGGKAELIVVKPKERKRIIEKLKELGKEKYTCVFCKFMMVRHADKIAKDFGAKGIVMGDSLGQVASQTLENMYIVSQASDLPIYRPLIGMDKEEIVSIAKRIGTFELSTLPEDEIPFIPRHPIIRGSWEEFRKLYRAVFGEEPRKREC
- a CDS encoding DUF998 domain-containing protein; amino-acid sequence: MSPTRFASYVALSLPIIFIVGLTVVIHANPWFSLQNNALSDMGSLKNPNRWLFNGLLMLFAVIAMVPSVVAFKHGLSYLMPLALLFLFLVGVFPEELPYHAPSAVLFYVLALADIALVGIKLGRQNSVNYLWSVLSVVVFITMLYLIRARVFKGLAIPELIGASFILAWFVYIGILLRFETLS
- a CDS encoding adenine nucleotide alpha hydrolase family protein, which gives rise to MKAVALLSSGIDSPVAVYLMLRRGVEVVPVHFRQDPIKEEKVRELWEVLSKYGKLDELIVVDFAEEHVPVFERLKELKKERWTCIFCKWLMLRRACRIGHEVGASAIITGDSLGQVASQTLDNLMIVSSASDLPVLRPLIGMDKEEIVKIAKEIGTFEISAREEPPCPFTPRYPIVRGSPGGFRKVLEELRRCGNSL
- a CDS encoding DUF835 domain-containing protein, whose translation is MQDSLIVIAGALIVMGIDVLAALLIFSIYRKNRRTSALLFSMAWLCDFLAIATSSSLTLKPLGLLLLPLFSSFMFAASFHLVEEEGVKIDKGTLKVLSTAPVAYMIYLLMVYWYTQDPEWTATAAASLGITGVFVTASGLIVKNVVSIYQSAAKYLYIGITLFGLHLIPAALFGQERWYIPIGFMLSASLIVLMTTAMVKIMRSESFRRIPLQELPQEPETELESPVAILHPEELQKIKEEFKDFPVLAFLRNTRDVPEAWRVYFMTTAPLSGEREKTIGPTELPRIGEIIYRYLQEMKSKNLRGVVLFDCIEYLLVYNSQESLLKFLAKVRDFVVMSNGFLILAVDPRGVEPHFIAQLRRILL
- a CDS encoding WD40 repeat domain-containing protein; this translates as MKNRKIPMMLAIVLLFTITPAVTAQPHWSWRYDDECMVFAMDFNSRGHLALAFGYYAVLLTPEGKRVFKSPTRDLAYSIAVSDNNYVLAGTRGNFVQLFNPTGKLVFEYKTGDQVWAVDISKDGTRFVAGSNDGWVYYFSGKELLWKANTGAPIWGALMTPRGIITGNDAGSLILYSYNGSVVWKKNLNGRIWRVRVSGNYVAVLSLHTGEAVTSDVYLLTLDGNTVWRRHFEEYVRDVDVDNGTVAITGDIGEILAVGLNNETLWEFPNFNPAWHIAFRKGYTLAGGGGQVAFFIDPSGNPVWIFEDNLSITAVAMSPNGRYLAVADRTFEQINCRGHVYFLDRFPGGELVSTTSTSGVPGSGPSEGELTSTSPTGKTPPMDSDAIHTHTTAQTAGENGENGFPREKISFIAVTGIVLLLLVLLVREMRE
- a CDS encoding ABC transporter ATP-binding protein: MKYAIVAENLRKRYGNTVAVDGISFKVKRGEIFALLGPNGAGKTTTVRMLTTLTRIDEGNAYVNGFSVKSERRKVKESIGVVLDVSNLYEELTVEENLTFVAELYGAPRENVKKIIQEFNLPEKKKFGKLSSGFKRRVAIAAALVHDPPIVFMDEPTVALDVRSARALRELISSLNLRGRTIFLTTHNMEEAEKLPHRIAIINRGRIVAIGTRNELRKLIGARVKIRIKIEPLHSKLLTDLQEFRPRFDGEYLTFESEDVDEFMEKLLKLKGELGFKLLHVSTELPTIEEIFLELTEEVENGGTKSCGGCPVCG
- a CDS encoding ABC transporter permease, which translates into the protein MIAIVRKELKEYLLKPGSISWGFVFPVVFTFSFIVRLGSVDQVAPGMVAIASLFGTTSFVSSSIIFERRLRTIERLLLAPLSYGEIVLGKILVGTIFGSIVSLTTLALLLWFMVYPVWNWPLTLLAILLSGFAFSALGVYISLKVRNPINVMTWLNVLRLPMIFTSSALVSFGLFPNWFLAVGLLTPMTYAVESIRYGMLYYTDAIPPVTAFLATIALGLLFTLLATRALKNLY
- a CDS encoding 30S ribosomal protein S27e, encoding MALPKNLIPMPRSRFLRVKCIDCGNEQIVFSHPATKVRCLVCGATLVEPTGGKGVIKAKILEVLE
- a CDS encoding 50S ribosomal protein L44e, with translation MKYPKKIRTYCPYCKKHTIHKVEKVKKRPRSELSQGQRRFRRIMKGYHGFPRPNPAGREKPVKKLDLRFRCTVCGKAHTRGKGFRVKKFELVEV
- a CDS encoding Trm112 family protein, whose amino-acid sequence is MAKCPLCGKPLDWGELVEQMLSLENAEETLRDREKFLKAIEEFAFKCPHCGEEFYGRYLPREEAEKVFELLNEFKGSVDWENKRIRLRLNSLLALDKMLENWDKKMKG
- a CDS encoding DHH family phosphoesterase, which codes for MKGKLKLKRFLQRSRDKSYLLLCHHNADPDSLGSAIAFARYLRFIGVESVRIGVAQSVSSYAKRLLTLSPVPVEKNPTVEEDVVVIFDTSSLEQLEPIEIPRGKTVIVIDHHVEKEKPIKAEISVVDSSRTSTAEIVWELFKYFSFADEESARALLAGIVTDTANFRFANAKTFKAVSEILERFPLQMGEIFSLVAPVSDENTDNAKRMAVLKACQRLEIRKFRRYIIAISKVSAYESYACKVFLQLGADIAIVGSEKKGVRISARAKESLVKKGLHLGKIMEKVGPVIEGSGGGHAGAAGANGKANLDKAIKLILKEIENFLRENG